In Acidaminococcus timonensis, one DNA window encodes the following:
- the lepA gene encoding translation elongation factor 4: MAKRDHIRNFSIIAHIDHGKSTLADRLIEMTGTLSKREMEDQILDSMSLERERGITIKDQAVQLDYKAKDGNDYVLNLIDTPGHVDFTYEVSRALAACEGALLVIDATQGIEAQTLANVYLAMDHDLEIIPVINKIDLPSADVPRVEKEIEDILGIPKEDCVLCSAKTGLGVDQVLEAVVKRVPPPKGDPAQPLQALIFDSKFDSYKGVLLYVRVVNGCLRKGMNIRLMATGKVYDVTEVGVFKPAMVNVDELGEGQVGFLAASIKTVKDARVGDTVTDNSRPAKEPLPGYRKATPMVYCGLYPVENSDYDNLRDALEKLQLNDASLSFEPETSTALGFGFRCGFLGLLHMDVVKERLEREYNLSLITTAPNVIYEVVKTNGDIEMVDNPSQFPNPTVIEHVEEPFVNATIIVPKDFVGPVMELSQDKRGEYQNMTYLDETRVMIHYALPLSEIIFDYFDRLKSVSRGYASLDYELSGYRPSDMVKVDVLLNGDPVDALSAIVHRDRAQYWGRALVEKLRKLIPRQLFEIPIQAAIGSKIIARENVSALRKDVLAKCYGGDITRKRKLLEKQKAGKKRMKQVGSVELPQEAFMAILKMDDK; encoded by the coding sequence ATGGCAAAACGTGACCATATCCGAAATTTTTCCATCATCGCCCATATCGACCATGGCAAATCCACCCTGGCCGATCGGCTGATCGAGATGACCGGGACCCTGTCCAAACGGGAAATGGAAGACCAGATCCTGGATTCCATGAGCCTGGAACGGGAACGGGGCATCACCATCAAGGACCAGGCGGTGCAGTTGGATTATAAAGCCAAAGACGGCAATGATTATGTCCTGAATCTGATCGACACCCCGGGGCATGTGGACTTTACCTACGAAGTATCCCGGGCTCTGGCGGCCTGTGAAGGGGCTCTGCTGGTCATCGATGCCACCCAGGGCATCGAGGCCCAGACCCTGGCCAATGTGTATCTGGCCATGGATCACGACCTGGAGATCATCCCGGTGATCAACAAAATCGACCTTCCCAGCGCCGATGTGCCCCGGGTGGAAAAAGAAATCGAGGACATCCTGGGCATCCCCAAGGAAGACTGTGTGCTGTGCAGCGCCAAGACCGGCCTGGGCGTGGATCAGGTGCTGGAAGCTGTGGTGAAGCGGGTACCGCCCCCCAAAGGGGATCCGGCCCAGCCCCTGCAGGCCCTGATCTTCGACTCCAAGTTCGATTCCTACAAAGGGGTGCTGCTGTACGTGCGGGTGGTGAACGGCTGCCTGCGCAAGGGCATGAACATCCGGCTGATGGCCACCGGCAAGGTGTACGATGTGACGGAAGTGGGTGTATTCAAGCCGGCCATGGTGAACGTGGACGAGCTGGGAGAAGGCCAGGTGGGCTTTCTGGCCGCTTCCATCAAGACCGTGAAGGATGCCCGGGTGGGGGATACGGTGACGGACAACAGCCGCCCCGCCAAAGAACCGCTGCCAGGCTACCGGAAAGCCACCCCCATGGTGTACTGTGGCCTGTATCCGGTGGAAAACTCCGATTACGACAACCTGCGGGATGCCCTGGAAAAACTCCAGCTGAACGATGCCTCCCTTTCTTTTGAACCGGAAACATCCACGGCCCTGGGCTTCGGGTTCCGCTGCGGGTTCCTGGGGCTGCTGCATATGGACGTGGTGAAGGAACGGCTGGAACGGGAATACAACCTGAGCCTGATCACTACGGCCCCCAACGTCATTTACGAAGTGGTAAAGACCAACGGGGACATCGAAATGGTGGACAACCCCTCCCAGTTCCCCAATCCCACAGTCATCGAGCATGTGGAGGAGCCCTTCGTGAACGCCACCATCATCGTGCCCAAGGATTTTGTGGGGCCGGTGATGGAGCTGTCCCAGGACAAACGGGGGGAATATCAGAACATGACCTATCTGGATGAAACACGGGTCATGATCCACTATGCCCTGCCTCTGTCGGAAATCATCTTCGACTACTTCGACCGGCTGAAGAGCGTTTCCCGGGGCTATGCTTCCCTGGATTATGAACTGAGCGGCTATCGGCCTTCCGATATGGTGAAGGTGGATGTGCTCCTGAACGGGGATCCGGTGGATGCCCTGAGCGCCATCGTGCACCGGGATCGAGCCCAGTACTGGGGCCGGGCTCTGGTGGAGAAACTGCGGAAACTGATTCCCCGCCAGCTGTTCGAGATTCCCATCCAGGCTGCCATCGGCAGCAAGATCATCGCCCGGGAAAATGTCAGTGCCCTGCGCAAGGACGTGCTGGCCAAGTGCTACGGAGGCGATATCACCCGGAAACGGAAGCTGCTGGAAAAACAGAAGGCCGGGAAGAAACGGATGAAACAGGTGGGCAGCGTGGAACTGCCCCAGGAAGCATTCATGGCCATTCTGAAGATGGACGATAAATAA
- the truB gene encoding tRNA pseudouridine(55) synthase TruB, with product MDGIFNVLKPPGMTSHDVVGALRKILNMKKIGHAGTLDPLAAGVLPVFTGMATRFLEYASHEEKTYRAELTFGFQTDTGDTEGKVVAESPIRKLSAGEIEAALEQFRGDGTQIPPMYSAISVGGKKLYKLARQGIEVERKPRPIHIARLDLVDYTGDTLVFDVTCSKGTFIRTLCEDLADRLGMKGTMSFLLRRQAGTFTLEEAHTLEEIQADPEGCCTGVDSILAQFPEVRVNALQGRRIAQGVATTVPHITDGQLYQVRTRDGLLVGLAKAVDGRLRAHKIIHIPEVEDRKSHETDHITGTTE from the coding sequence ATGGATGGGATTTTCAACGTACTGAAGCCACCGGGCATGACCAGTCATGATGTGGTGGGGGCCCTGCGGAAAATCCTCAACATGAAGAAAATCGGCCATGCCGGCACACTGGACCCCCTGGCAGCCGGTGTCCTGCCGGTGTTCACCGGGATGGCCACCCGCTTCCTGGAGTACGCTTCCCACGAGGAAAAGACCTATCGGGCAGAGCTGACTTTCGGCTTTCAGACCGATACAGGGGATACGGAAGGGAAAGTGGTGGCGGAGAGTCCCATCCGGAAGCTTTCTGCCGGAGAAATCGAGGCAGCCCTGGAACAGTTCCGGGGAGACGGGACCCAGATCCCTCCCATGTATTCCGCCATCAGTGTGGGAGGCAAGAAACTGTACAAGCTGGCCCGGCAGGGCATTGAGGTGGAACGGAAGCCCCGTCCCATCCACATTGCCCGACTGGATCTGGTGGATTATACGGGGGATACCCTGGTGTTCGACGTGACCTGTTCCAAGGGAACCTTCATCCGGACCCTGTGTGAAGACCTGGCAGACCGCCTGGGCATGAAGGGGACCATGAGCTTTTTGCTCCGGCGCCAGGCCGGCACCTTTACCCTGGAGGAGGCCCATACCCTGGAAGAGATCCAGGCGGATCCGGAAGGGTGCTGTACCGGTGTGGACAGCATACTGGCCCAGTTCCCGGAAGTGCGGGTGAATGCCCTCCAGGGGCGGCGCATCGCCCAGGGCGTGGCCACCACGGTGCCCCATATCACTGATGGGCAGCTGTACCAGGTACGGACCCGGGACGGGCTGCTGGTGGGGCTGGCCAAAGCCGTTGATGGACGGCTGCGGGCCCACAAGATCATCCACATCCCGGAAGTAGAGGACAGAAAGAGCCATGAAACTGATCACATCACTGGAACAACTGAATAA
- a CDS encoding bifunctional riboflavin kinase/FAD synthetase — translation MKLITSLEQLNNAQLLPSAAALGTFDGVHRGHQEVILNTKEYAREHHLQLMVFTFSTHPLASLKPELEPARLLDNETKIHLMVELGVDVLVNIPFTRELAARSADEFLTMLVKAGVKAVGIGDNFSFGAGGRGNVHLLKAEHTKYGLTILSRPLLKVDGFVVSSTNIRKAIKEGRMALAQEMLGRPYEIRGTVVTGDQRGRSLGFPTANLKLLGTHMAIPAFGVYAGFVKVGNGCYDAMINVGDNPTFANQETRLEVHLLDFEGDLYGKEIRVALLMRIRGEKKFSSLEKLREQLREDEKMIKGLLAHEKARIAPGPVKKEQK, via the coding sequence ATGAAACTGATCACATCACTGGAACAACTGAATAACGCACAACTGCTGCCCTCTGCGGCGGCCCTGGGCACCTTCGACGGGGTCCATCGGGGCCATCAGGAAGTAATCCTGAACACGAAGGAATACGCCCGGGAGCACCATCTGCAACTGATGGTATTCACCTTCAGCACCCATCCCCTGGCCAGCCTGAAGCCGGAACTGGAACCGGCTCGGTTGCTGGACAACGAAACCAAGATCCACCTGATGGTGGAACTGGGGGTGGATGTGCTGGTGAACATTCCCTTCACCAGGGAACTGGCTGCCCGCAGTGCGGACGAATTCCTGACCATGCTGGTGAAGGCCGGGGTGAAGGCCGTGGGCATCGGGGACAACTTCAGCTTCGGGGCCGGCGGCAGGGGCAATGTGCATCTGCTGAAAGCGGAGCATACAAAATACGGCCTCACCATCCTGTCCCGGCCCCTTTTGAAAGTGGACGGATTCGTGGTGAGCAGTACGAATATCCGCAAGGCCATCAAGGAAGGGCGGATGGCGCTGGCCCAGGAAATGCTGGGGCGGCCCTATGAGATCCGGGGCACTGTGGTGACCGGCGATCAGCGGGGACGCAGCCTGGGGTTCCCCACGGCCAATCTGAAGCTGCTGGGGACCCATATGGCCATCCCGGCCTTCGGGGTGTACGCCGGCTTCGTGAAGGTCGGAAATGGGTGTTACGACGCCATGATCAACGTGGGGGACAATCCCACCTTCGCCAACCAGGAAACCCGTCTGGAAGTCCATCTCCTGGATTTTGAAGGGGATCTGTACGGGAAGGAGATCCGGGTGGCGTTGCTGATGCGGATCCGGGGGGAAAAGAAATTCAGTTCTCTGGAAAAGCTGCGGGAGCAGCTCCGGGAGGATGAAAAGATGATCAAAGGCCTCCTGGCCCATGAAAAAGCCCGGATTGCCCCGGGACCGGTGAAAAAGGAACAGAAATAA
- the rpsT gene encoding 30S ribosomal protein S20 has translation MPNIKSSVRSVKTDAERRAANGPVKAEIRSTARKVEAFAAAGSKEEAQATLKVAASLLDKAARKGTVNKKAAARKKSRLAKKVNAVK, from the coding sequence ATGCCGAATATTAAGTCTTCCGTTCGTAGCGTTAAGACTGATGCCGAACGGCGCGCTGCCAATGGCCCGGTGAAAGCTGAAATCCGCAGCACCGCACGTAAGGTTGAAGCTTTTGCTGCTGCAGGATCCAAAGAAGAGGCCCAGGCCACTTTGAAAGTAGCGGCGAGCTTATTAGATAAAGCTGCTCGTAAAGGTACGGTTAACAAAAAAGCCGCAGCTCGCAAGAAATCCCGTTTAGCCAAGAAAGTCAACGCTGTAAAATAA
- a CDS encoding ribosome maturation factor RimP, with amino-acid sequence MDKKKITERVTALVTPIVEAAGLELVDVEYVRERDWFLRVFIDKEGGIDIDDCSAVSNALAKKLDEEDFIREKYYLEVSSPGIDRPLKKDKDLVSHYGTRVDLAFFAPYEGKKQMTAVLQSHDQDNLVLTDEKNKELTIARKLIASVRPHIDF; translated from the coding sequence ATGGACAAAAAGAAAATCACCGAACGGGTGACGGCCCTGGTGACTCCCATTGTGGAGGCTGCGGGGCTTGAACTGGTGGATGTGGAGTATGTGCGGGAACGGGACTGGTTCCTGCGGGTCTTCATCGACAAGGAGGGCGGCATCGACATCGATGACTGCTCGGCGGTCAGCAACGCCCTGGCCAAAAAACTGGATGAAGAGGATTTCATCAGAGAAAAATACTATCTGGAAGTTTCTTCCCCCGGCATCGATCGTCCCCTGAAAAAGGACAAGGACCTGGTTTCTCATTACGGGACCCGGGTGGATCTGGCCTTCTTCGCTCCCTACGAGGGAAAGAAGCAGATGACGGCGGTGCTCCAGTCCCACGACCAGGACAACCTGGTCCTGACCGACGAGAAGAACAAAGAACTGACCATTGCACGGAAACTGATCGCTTCCGTGCGGCCCCATATCGATTTTTAA
- a CDS encoding L7Ae/L30e/S12e/Gadd45 family ribosomal protein, which yields MKTDEQLCFALGLAQKAGKLASGDQGIWDTLKKKGRARYVLIAADASQRTTEKIVHWCDANQVPYGKRLDRVRLGAAIGKAPRAAVVVLDDNFRKMMGF from the coding sequence ATGAAAACGGATGAGCAACTCTGCTTTGCATTGGGCCTGGCCCAGAAGGCGGGCAAGCTGGCATCCGGTGATCAGGGCATATGGGACACGCTGAAAAAGAAAGGGCGTGCCCGCTATGTGCTGATTGCCGCAGATGCCTCCCAGCGCACGACAGAAAAAATCGTGCACTGGTGCGACGCCAACCAGGTCCCTTACGGAAAACGCCTGGACCGGGTACGGCTGGGTGCGGCCATCGGGAAAGCACCCCGGGCTGCAGTGGTCGTCCTGGACGACAATTTTCGAAAGATGATGGGGTTTTAG
- the rbfA gene encoding 30S ribosome-binding factor RbfA — protein sequence MSKLRAEKLQALIKQELSNMLIRDVKDPRVKFVTITGVEVSNDLSYAKVYVSLYGSEEQQAQAWKGLQHGLGFFRTEIARRIDLRVAPQLSFHRDTSMEYSAHIESLLHELKKEEHHE from the coding sequence ATGTCGAAACTTCGTGCTGAAAAATTGCAGGCGCTGATCAAGCAGGAACTGAGCAACATGCTGATCCGCGACGTGAAGGATCCCCGTGTGAAGTTCGTGACCATCACGGGGGTGGAGGTGAGCAACGACCTGAGCTATGCCAAGGTCTATGTGAGCCTGTATGGCAGTGAAGAACAGCAGGCACAGGCCTGGAAGGGGCTCCAGCATGGACTGGGTTTCTTCCGGACGGAAATCGCCAGACGCATCGATCTGCGGGTGGCACCCCAGCTGAGCTTCCACCGGGACACGTCTATGGAATACAGTGCCCACATTGAATCCCTGCTCCATGAGCTGAAGAAAGAAGAGCACCATGAGTAA
- the nusA gene encoding transcription termination factor NusA — protein MNADFVKAIALLAKEKGISPDILYSAVEEALITAYKKNYGSAQNVRVSMHKETGEIHVYARKNIVEEVTDPTTEISLADAQKLNSHYQAGDILETEVTPKNFGRIAAQNAKQVIVQRIREAERGMVYERYSDRENDIVTGTVQRIEGHNVFIDLGTAEGLLLPNEQIPHETYEFHERLKCYVVEVKKTTKGPQIILSRTHPGLLKRLFELEVSEIQDGTVIIDSVAREPGMRSKIAVHSTNPSVDPVGACVGPKGVRVRAIVDELRGEKIDIVKYSDDPEEYVANALSPSKVVSATADKDEKICRVVVPDYQLSLAIGKEGQNARLAAKLTGWKIDIKSESQAAAAAQEAEKAPEESGEDA, from the coding sequence GTGAATGCGGATTTCGTGAAAGCCATTGCGCTCTTGGCCAAGGAGAAGGGGATTTCTCCGGATATCTTGTACAGTGCAGTGGAGGAAGCCCTGATCACCGCCTATAAGAAAAACTACGGTTCTGCCCAGAATGTACGGGTTTCCATGCATAAAGAAACCGGGGAGATCCATGTGTATGCCCGGAAGAACATTGTGGAGGAAGTCACGGATCCGACTACGGAAATCAGCCTGGCTGATGCCCAGAAGCTGAACAGCCACTATCAGGCAGGGGATATCCTGGAAACGGAAGTCACCCCCAAGAACTTCGGCCGCATTGCTGCCCAGAACGCCAAGCAGGTGATCGTACAGCGGATCCGGGAAGCGGAACGGGGAATGGTGTATGAACGGTACTCCGACCGGGAAAATGATATCGTCACCGGTACGGTGCAGCGGATCGAAGGCCATAACGTGTTCATCGACCTGGGCACCGCCGAAGGCCTGCTGCTGCCCAACGAACAGATCCCTCATGAAACCTACGAGTTCCATGAACGTCTGAAATGCTATGTGGTGGAAGTGAAGAAGACCACCAAGGGTCCCCAGATCATCTTGAGCCGGACCCATCCCGGCCTGTTGAAACGGCTGTTCGAACTGGAAGTCTCTGAAATCCAGGATGGCACTGTGATCATCGACAGCGTGGCCCGGGAACCGGGTATGCGCAGCAAGATCGCCGTGCACAGCACCAATCCCAGCGTGGATCCGGTGGGTGCCTGCGTGGGTCCCAAGGGCGTGCGGGTACGCGCCATCGTGGACGAACTGCGGGGCGAGAAAATCGATATCGTGAAGTACAGCGACGATCCGGAAGAATACGTGGCCAACGCCCTGTCTCCTTCCAAGGTGGTCTCTGCTACGGCGGACAAAGATGAAAAAATCTGCCGGGTGGTGGTACCGGATTATCAGCTGTCCCTGGCCATCGGCAAGGAAGGGCAGAACGCCCGTCTGGCAGCGAAACTGACCGGCTGGAAGATCGACATCAAGAGCGAATCCCAGGCGGCGGCAGCAGCTCAGGAAGCCGAAAAGGCCCCTGAGGAAAGCGGTGAGGATGCATGA
- the infB gene encoding translation initiation factor IF-2, translating to MTKYRIYEIAKEMNLDNKKVLSFLADHKISVKNHMSTVEANVRDMIIKGLKDNKGPVKAAAQKVQARAAQVVKPVADKVAQVKQDVAVGKAAIQASHEAQQKAQAHTEQNRDRRETRSDRNERHGDNRHQGERNSSNNGRREGRRPEGNRQNGGQNRDNGRRSDRPQNAGSRNGSGSTRFAHNDRNNDRNGNNRNGSNNRKPQNNRPNKPSAAVNMNSAHAGKDMGKRNNNHNHQEKREKIKGSYATREDRPTRSADHMMKNHKHKNNNNRNAAPAKKTEVVRPSSIEVGESISVKDFAKLLCRDVNEVIKKLFMLGKMVTINQEIDHETAELVGMDFNCEIKEPPPEADPTEVPEVEDDPALRVPRPPVVTVMGHVDHGKTSLLDAIRKTNVTAREAGGITQHIGAYRVICQGRPIVFLDTPGHEAFTAMRARGAQVTDIAVLVVAADDGVMPQTIEAINHAKSAKVPIIVAINKIDKEGANPDFVMQQLSEHGLIPEAWGGDTIMVPVSARQKTGISDLLEMILLVADMLELKANPKLPAHGTVIEAKLDKGRGPVASVLIDRGTLHIGDSILVGTCYGKVRAMVNDRGEKVKKALPSTPVEVLGLNDVPQAGDIMDACDEHIARSVAEKRMAKAKEEEQKKAKVSLDDIFNRIQEGELKDLNIVVKADVQGTIQALEQALGKIKNDEVKVVIVHSGVGAINESDVMLASAANALIIGFNVRPDANARKTAEAEKVDIRTYRVIYDALNDVQAAIKGMLAPKFKEKIIGHVEIRKVIPINKILIAGAYVKDGKITRTCKIRLIRNGIVVHEGELDSLRRFKDDVKEVAASYECGLTLKDYRDIKEGDQLEAYVMEEVAAE from the coding sequence ATGACAAAATATAGAATCTATGAGATTGCCAAAGAAATGAACCTGGACAACAAGAAGGTCCTGAGTTTCCTGGCTGACCATAAAATCAGCGTAAAGAACCATATGAGCACGGTGGAAGCCAATGTGCGGGATATGATCATCAAGGGCCTGAAGGACAACAAGGGCCCGGTGAAAGCGGCGGCCCAGAAGGTACAGGCCAGGGCCGCCCAGGTGGTGAAACCGGTGGCCGACAAAGTGGCCCAGGTGAAACAGGATGTGGCTGTGGGCAAGGCAGCCATCCAGGCCAGCCATGAGGCACAGCAGAAGGCTCAGGCCCACACGGAACAGAACCGGGACCGCCGGGAGACCCGCAGCGACCGCAACGAGCGCCATGGGGACAATCGCCATCAGGGCGAACGGAACTCCAGCAACAACGGCCGCCGGGAAGGCAGACGTCCGGAAGGAAACCGCCAGAACGGCGGACAGAACCGGGATAACGGCCGCCGCTCCGACCGGCCCCAGAATGCCGGCAGCCGGAATGGCAGCGGCAGCACTCGGTTTGCCCATAACGACCGGAACAATGACCGGAACGGGAACAACCGGAACGGCAGCAACAACAGGAAACCCCAGAACAATCGGCCGAACAAACCGTCTGCTGCAGTGAACATGAACAGTGCCCATGCCGGCAAGGATATGGGCAAGCGGAACAACAACCACAACCATCAGGAAAAACGGGAGAAGATCAAGGGCTCGTACGCTACCCGGGAAGACCGTCCGACCCGCAGTGCCGATCATATGATGAAGAATCACAAACACAAGAACAACAACAACCGAAATGCTGCACCGGCCAAAAAGACCGAAGTGGTGAGACCTTCCAGCATCGAGGTGGGCGAAAGCATCAGCGTGAAGGATTTTGCCAAACTGCTGTGCCGTGACGTGAACGAAGTCATCAAGAAATTGTTCATGCTGGGCAAGATGGTGACCATCAACCAGGAAATCGACCACGAAACGGCCGAACTGGTGGGCATGGACTTCAACTGTGAAATCAAGGAACCGCCGCCTGAAGCAGATCCCACGGAAGTGCCAGAAGTGGAAGATGACCCGGCTCTGCGGGTGCCCCGTCCTCCTGTGGTGACCGTCATGGGCCACGTGGACCATGGTAAGACCTCTCTGCTGGATGCCATCCGGAAGACCAACGTGACGGCACGGGAAGCCGGCGGTATCACCCAGCACATCGGTGCGTACCGGGTCATTTGCCAGGGCCGGCCCATCGTGTTCCTGGATACCCCGGGTCACGAAGCCTTTACGGCCATGCGTGCCCGTGGTGCCCAGGTGACGGATATCGCCGTGCTGGTGGTGGCTGCCGATGACGGCGTCATGCCCCAGACCATTGAAGCCATCAACCATGCCAAATCCGCCAAGGTGCCCATCATCGTGGCCATCAACAAAATCGATAAGGAAGGGGCCAACCCGGACTTCGTCATGCAGCAGTTGTCTGAACACGGCCTGATCCCGGAAGCCTGGGGTGGCGACACCATCATGGTGCCTGTATCTGCCCGTCAGAAGACCGGTATCAGTGACCTGCTGGAAATGATCCTGCTGGTGGCCGATATGCTGGAACTGAAAGCCAACCCGAAACTGCCGGCCCACGGCACTGTCATCGAAGCCAAGCTGGATAAGGGCAGAGGCCCTGTGGCTTCTGTGCTGATTGACCGGGGCACCCTGCACATCGGGGACTCCATCCTGGTGGGGACCTGCTACGGCAAAGTCCGTGCCATGGTGAACGACCGGGGTGAAAAGGTGAAAAAGGCGCTGCCTTCCACCCCTGTGGAAGTCCTGGGCCTGAATGATGTGCCCCAGGCCGGGGACATCATGGATGCCTGTGACGAACACATTGCCCGGAGTGTGGCTGAAAAGCGGATGGCCAAGGCCAAGGAAGAAGAACAGAAGAAGGCCAAGGTCTCCCTGGACGATATCTTCAACCGGATCCAGGAAGGGGAACTGAAAGACCTGAACATCGTGGTGAAGGCCGACGTGCAGGGTACCATCCAGGCTCTGGAACAGGCCCTGGGCAAGATCAAGAACGATGAAGTGAAAGTGGTCATCGTGCACTCTGGCGTAGGTGCCATCAACGAATCCGACGTGATGCTGGCCTCTGCGGCCAATGCTCTGATCATCGGTTTCAACGTGCGGCCGGACGCCAATGCCCGGAAGACGGCGGAAGCCGAAAAAGTGGATATCCGGACCTACCGGGTCATCTACGATGCCCTGAACGATGTGCAGGCTGCCATCAAGGGTATGCTGGCACCCAAGTTCAAGGAAAAGATCATCGGCCATGTGGAAATTCGGAAGGTGATCCCCATCAACAAGATCCTGATTGCCGGGGCCTATGTGAAGGATGGGAAAATCACCCGGACCTGCAAGATCCGCCTGATCCGCAACGGCATCGTGGTCCACGAAGGGGAACTGGATTCCCTGCGCCGGTTCAAGGATGATGTGAAAGAAGTGGCCGCCAGCTACGAATGCGGCCTGACCCTGAAAGATTATCGGGATATCAAGGAAGGCGACCAGCTGGAAGCCTATGTGATGGAAGAAGTGGCCGCCGAATAA
- the rnpM gene encoding RNase P modulator RnpM, translating into MKAKKIPQRTCIGCGEVKNKKDMVRIVRSPEGNVSLDRSGKKPGRGAYVCPDAACIEKAFQSKGLERALQVKVSPETKEALLAELSHENG; encoded by the coding sequence ATGAAGGCCAAGAAAATTCCCCAGCGGACCTGCATCGGCTGTGGAGAAGTGAAAAATAAAAAAGATATGGTCCGGATCGTCCGTTCCCCCGAGGGGAATGTGAGCCTGGACCGTTCCGGCAAGAAACCGGGCCGGGGCGCCTATGTGTGCCCCGACGCCGCCTGCATTGAAAAGGCATTCCAGAGCAAAGGCCTGGAACGGGCCCTGCAGGTGAAAGTTTCGCCGGAAACCAAGGAAGCCTTACTGGCGGAGCTCTCCCATGAAAACGGATGA
- a CDS encoding DHH family phosphoesterase: protein MSKKVDLKETWQLLMGARNLVLVSHVGPDGDTLGSTLGLARALKQAGKQVRLLVDDTLPAVYQFLPEMDTYEQPRAEQPIACDLVVVVDASSKDRMGEAEKCLSAPILNIDHHVSNTRYADYLLLDPHAAATGEIMYRLLTANGVPLNRELATDLYTAIVTDCGYFKYANTTPSCMRVAADLVALGVEPNEISDLLEIKARNSVELLAKVLPSLTFYADGKIATLEIPLELYDKNVSTESFIYHPRYIAGVDVAVLFKQVEPKATRVSMRSKQVDVSKVAVAFNGGGHPRAAGCTIGLPLAEAKKALIQALEKAMEAL from the coding sequence ATGAGTAAGAAAGTGGACCTGAAGGAAACCTGGCAGCTGCTCATGGGCGCCAGGAACCTGGTGCTGGTGAGCCACGTGGGTCCGGACGGGGATACCCTGGGGTCCACCCTGGGGCTGGCCCGGGCGCTGAAACAGGCCGGCAAACAGGTCCGTCTGCTGGTGGATGATACCCTGCCTGCGGTATACCAGTTCCTGCCGGAAATGGATACCTACGAACAGCCCAGGGCGGAGCAGCCCATTGCCTGTGATCTGGTGGTGGTGGTGGATGCCAGTTCCAAAGACCGGATGGGAGAGGCTGAAAAATGCCTGTCCGCACCGATCCTGAACATCGACCATCACGTTTCCAACACCCGGTATGCCGATTACCTGCTGCTGGATCCCCACGCGGCAGCCACCGGGGAAATCATGTACCGGCTGCTGACGGCCAACGGGGTTCCGCTGAACAGGGAACTGGCCACGGATCTGTATACAGCCATCGTCACCGACTGCGGCTACTTCAAGTACGCCAATACCACCCCCAGCTGCATGCGGGTGGCGGCGGATCTGGTGGCACTGGGCGTGGAACCCAACGAGATTTCCGACCTGCTGGAAATCAAGGCCCGGAATTCCGTAGAGCTTCTGGCCAAGGTCCTTCCCAGTCTGACGTTCTATGCCGACGGCAAGATCGCCACCCTGGAGATTCCTCTGGAACTGTACGACAAGAACGTGTCCACGGAAAGCTTCATCTACCATCCCCGGTACATTGCCGGTGTGGATGTGGCTGTGCTGTTCAAGCAGGTGGAACCCAAAGCCACCCGGGTGAGCATGCGCTCCAAGCAGGTAGATGTAAGCAAGGTGGCCGTGGCCTTTAACGGCGGCGGTCATCCCAGGGCAGCAGGCTGCACCATCGGCCTGCCCCTGGCCGAAGCCAAAAAGGCGTTGATCCAGGCCCTCGAAAAGGCCATGGAGGCCCTGTAA